The following coding sequences lie in one Micromonospora sp. R77 genomic window:
- a CDS encoding L-aspartate oxidase, whose amino-acid sequence MDVSTVDLPALPSLLAAPAPGWVETTDVIVVGSGVAGLTAALHLREAGLHVTVVTKVNIDDGSTRWAQGGIAAVLDPADTPAAHAYDTEVAGVGLCDPDAVGVLVREGPTRLRELMRIGAEFDRNPDGSLMLTREGGHRADRIVHAGGDATGAEVQRALHAAVRRDPWIRLVEHALVLDLLRAPGDGPGGLGPACGITLHVLGEGSEDGVGALLARAVVLATGGMGQVFAATTNPAVSTGDGVALALRAGAAVTDVEFVQFHPTALIVPEHARVPGAGLAQQPLVSEALRGEGAHLVDADGKRFMLGQHELAELAPRDIVAKGIHRVLLETGADHVFLDARHLGGDFLAGRFPTIVASCLAIGVDPATDLIPVAPAAHYASGGVRTDLHGRTSIPGLYACGEVACTGVHGANRLASNSLLEGLVFSRRIAEDIAAGLPEQAKPADTGAWVGGAGWVVPAEGTATLQRAMTRGAGVLRSAATLAATATTLGELGAARGTPRTADWEATNLVTVASTLVAAAYARQETRGCHWREDFPTVDERWRGHLVEAVGAQGRLAQQWEPAP is encoded by the coding sequence ATGGACGTCTCGACCGTCGACCTGCCGGCCCTGCCCAGCCTGCTGGCCGCTCCCGCGCCCGGCTGGGTGGAGACCACCGACGTGATCGTGGTGGGTTCCGGCGTCGCCGGGCTGACCGCCGCGCTGCACCTGCGCGAGGCGGGGCTGCACGTCACCGTGGTCACCAAGGTCAACATCGACGACGGCTCGACCCGCTGGGCGCAGGGCGGCATCGCCGCCGTGCTGGACCCGGCGGACACCCCGGCCGCGCACGCGTACGACACGGAGGTCGCCGGGGTCGGGCTCTGCGACCCGGACGCGGTCGGGGTGCTGGTGCGGGAGGGCCCGACCCGGCTGCGCGAGCTGATGCGGATCGGCGCCGAGTTCGACCGGAACCCCGACGGGTCGCTGATGCTCACCCGCGAGGGCGGGCACCGGGCCGACCGGATCGTGCACGCCGGCGGCGACGCCACCGGGGCGGAGGTGCAGCGGGCGCTGCACGCGGCGGTCCGCCGCGACCCGTGGATCCGGCTGGTCGAGCACGCCCTGGTGCTGGACCTGCTGCGCGCCCCCGGCGACGGCCCGGGCGGCCTCGGCCCGGCCTGCGGCATCACCCTGCACGTGCTCGGCGAGGGCAGCGAGGACGGCGTCGGCGCGCTGCTGGCCCGGGCCGTGGTGCTCGCCACCGGCGGGATGGGGCAGGTCTTCGCGGCCACCACCAACCCGGCGGTCTCCACCGGTGACGGGGTGGCGCTGGCGCTGCGGGCCGGCGCGGCCGTCACCGACGTCGAGTTCGTGCAGTTCCACCCGACCGCGCTGATCGTGCCCGAGCACGCCCGGGTGCCCGGTGCCGGGCTGGCCCAGCAGCCGCTGGTCTCCGAGGCGCTGCGCGGCGAGGGCGCCCACCTGGTCGACGCCGACGGCAAGCGGTTCATGCTCGGCCAGCACGAGCTGGCGGAGCTGGCCCCCCGGGACATCGTGGCGAAGGGCATCCACCGGGTGCTGCTGGAAACCGGCGCGGACCACGTCTTCCTGGACGCCCGGCACCTCGGCGGCGACTTCCTGGCCGGGCGCTTCCCGACCATCGTCGCGTCCTGCCTGGCCATCGGGGTGGACCCGGCCACCGACCTGATCCCGGTCGCCCCGGCCGCCCACTACGCCTCCGGCGGGGTCCGCACCGACCTGCACGGCCGCACCTCCATCCCCGGCCTGTACGCCTGCGGCGAGGTCGCCTGCACCGGCGTGCACGGCGCCAACCGGCTGGCCAGCAACTCGCTGCTGGAAGGGCTGGTCTTCTCCCGACGGATCGCCGAGGACATCGCCGCCGGCCTGCCCGAGCAGGCGAAGCCGGCGGATACCGGTGCCTGGGTGGGCGGCGCGGGCTGGGTGGTGCCCGCCGAGGGCACCGCGACGCTGCAACGGGCGATGACCCGGGGCGCCGGGGTGCTGCGCTCGGCGGCGACCCTGGCGGCCACCGCCACCACCCTGGGCGAGCTGGGCGCCGCGCGGGGCACCCCGCGGACCGCCGACTGGGAGGCGACGAACCTGGTCACCGTGGCGTCGACCCTGGTCGCCGCCGCGTACGCCCGCCAGGAGACCCGGGGTTGCCACTGGCGGGAGGACTTCCCGACGGTCGACGAACGGTGGCGCGGTCACCTCGTCGAGGCGGTCGGTGCGCAGGGCCGGTTGGCGCAGCAGTGGGAGCCGGCACCGTGA
- a CDS encoding septum formation family protein, protein MGEAAMRRAMTTVVAALVAGAALTGCAATGGLDGDLTDDWAAPPAATAFTPAAGVCQVADTGGTLTLAAYEPVGCDLPHRVETVHVGVFGTAPAAPPTVGSAELRGAFTDCDTRASGYVGADWRAGRLRLALALPSAPGWAAGSRWYRCDLTELTTVEEKAEVVTRTGSLRDALKGPSALRLGCQQTGISARRVQTLTPVACTGRHDAEFVGVWRAPDRPYPKKDADWAPLYAGCRGVLATYVGVANDALLRFRSGVVVRPPGAGRWTAGDRGIRCYLWLSDRSVTASLKSAGPTALPVRTK, encoded by the coding sequence CTGGGGGAGGCCGCGATGCGCCGAGCGATGACTACTGTGGTCGCCGCGTTGGTGGCGGGCGCCGCGCTGACCGGCTGCGCCGCCACGGGCGGGCTGGACGGGGACCTCACCGACGATTGGGCCGCCCCGCCGGCGGCCACCGCCTTCACCCCGGCCGCCGGGGTGTGCCAGGTCGCCGACACCGGCGGCACGCTCACCCTGGCCGCGTACGAGCCGGTGGGGTGCGACCTGCCGCACCGGGTGGAGACCGTGCACGTCGGTGTCTTCGGTACGGCCCCGGCGGCACCGCCCACGGTCGGTTCGGCCGAGCTGCGGGGTGCCTTCACCGACTGCGACACCCGGGCCAGTGGTTACGTCGGCGCCGACTGGCGGGCCGGGCGGCTGCGGCTGGCCTTGGCGCTGCCGTCGGCACCGGGCTGGGCGGCCGGCTCCCGCTGGTACCGGTGCGACCTGACCGAGCTGACCACGGTCGAGGAGAAGGCCGAGGTGGTCACCCGGACGGGCAGCCTGCGGGACGCGCTGAAGGGGCCGTCCGCGCTGCGCCTGGGCTGCCAGCAGACCGGCATCTCGGCGCGGCGGGTGCAGACGCTGACCCCGGTGGCATGCACCGGCCGGCACGACGCCGAATTCGTCGGGGTGTGGCGGGCACCGGACCGGCCGTACCCGAAGAAGGACGCCGACTGGGCGCCGCTCTACGCCGGGTGCCGGGGTGTCCTGGCGACCTACGTGGGGGTGGCGAACGACGCGCTGCTGCGCTTCCGCAGCGGCGTGGTGGTCCGGCCGCCTGGCGCGGGCCGGTGGACCGCCGGGGACCGGGGGATCCGCTGCTACCTCTGGCTCAGCGACCGGTCGGTGACCGCCTCGCTGAAGTCCGCCGGCCCGACCGCCCTTCCGGTACGGACGAAGTAG
- the panD gene encoding aspartate 1-decarboxylase, with translation MFRTMLKSKIHRATVTQADLHYVGSVTVDQDLLDAADLLPGEQVAIVDVTNGARLETYVIPGERGSGVIGINGAAAHLVHPGDLVILISYGQMDDAEARSWQPRVVHVDAENRVIELGADPATVAPGTAGDPVPSPLAVVG, from the coding sequence ATGTTCCGGACCATGCTCAAGTCGAAGATCCACCGGGCCACGGTGACCCAGGCCGACCTGCACTACGTCGGCTCGGTGACCGTGGACCAGGATCTCCTCGACGCGGCCGACCTGCTCCCCGGCGAGCAGGTGGCGATCGTGGACGTCACGAACGGGGCGCGGCTGGAGACGTACGTGATCCCGGGTGAGCGGGGCAGTGGCGTGATCGGCATCAACGGCGCCGCCGCGCACCTGGTACACCCCGGTGACCTGGTCATCCTCATCTCGTACGGGCAGATGGACGACGCCGAGGCGCGCTCCTGGCAGCCCCGGGTGGTGCACGTCGACGCGGAGAACCGGGTGATCGAGTTGGGCGCCGACCCGGCGACCGTCGCCCCGGGCACCGCAGGCGACCCGGTCCCCAGCCCGCTGGCCGTCGTCGGCTGA
- the panC gene encoding pantoate--beta-alanine ligase: MTELVHTRAELAAARDGLKGTVGVVMTMGALHSGHEALLRAARERADHVLVTIFVNPLQFGPNEDFDRYPRTLDADLEICRRAGADVVFAPSVTDMYPDGQPKVRLDPGPLGEDLEGLSRPGFFHGVLTVVLKLLQLTRGDLAFFGEKDYQQLTLVRRMVRDLDVPVEIVGVPTVREPDGLALSSRNRYLSPAERQVALGLSAALRAGVETADRGGDAGAVLAAAHRAFDSGTPGARLDYLVLTDADLEPGPVTGPARLLVAAWVGTTRLIDNTAIRLAPRS; this comes from the coding sequence GTGACGGAGCTGGTGCACACGCGCGCGGAACTGGCGGCGGCGCGGGACGGGCTCAAAGGCACCGTCGGCGTGGTGATGACCATGGGCGCGCTGCACTCCGGCCACGAGGCCCTGCTGCGGGCCGCCCGGGAGCGGGCCGACCACGTCCTCGTGACGATCTTCGTGAATCCGCTGCAGTTCGGCCCGAACGAGGACTTCGACCGGTACCCGCGCACCCTCGACGCGGACCTGGAGATCTGCCGGCGGGCCGGCGCGGACGTGGTCTTCGCGCCCTCGGTGACCGACATGTACCCGGACGGCCAGCCGAAGGTGCGGCTGGACCCGGGCCCGCTGGGCGAGGACCTGGAGGGGCTGAGCCGGCCGGGCTTCTTCCACGGGGTGCTGACCGTGGTCCTGAAGCTGCTCCAGCTGACCCGAGGTGACCTGGCCTTCTTCGGCGAGAAGGACTACCAGCAGCTGACCCTGGTCCGGCGGATGGTCCGGGACCTGGACGTGCCGGTGGAGATCGTCGGTGTGCCGACGGTGCGGGAGCCGGACGGGCTGGCCCTGTCCAGCCGCAACCGCTACCTCTCCCCGGCGGAGCGCCAGGTCGCGCTGGGCCTCTCGGCCGCGCTGCGGGCCGGCGTCGAGACCGCCGACCGTGGTGGGGACGCGGGTGCGGTGCTGGCCGCCGCCCACCGGGCCTTCGACTCGGGTACGCCCGGCGCCCGGCTGGACTACCTGGTGCTCACCGACGCGGACCTGGAGCCGGGCCCGGTGACCGGTCCGGCGCGGCTGCTCGTCGCGGCGTGGGTCGGCACCACCCGCCTGATCGACAACACCGCGATCCGGCTCGCCCCCCGTTCCTGA
- a CDS encoding Rossmann-like and DUF2520 domain-containing protein gives MSAPLRPRPAAPQGPAAPSGGAIAGAPLVFPRTLTVGVIGAGRVGAVLGAALSAAGHRVVAAAGVSGAAKARIALLLPGTRNRSATSVARAATDLLIVAVPDDALAGVVAGLAETGALRPGQVVAHTSGAHGLTVLAPAAAVGAHPLALHPAMTFTGTPDDLTHLPGISYGVTAPAELRPFAARLVADLGGVPEWVGEADRALYHAALAHGANHLVTLVNEAADRLRDAGVDRPEKVLAPLLRAALENALRLGDDALTGPVSRGDAGTVRRHLDRLAATAPESVAPYLALARRTADRAIAAGRLRPVDAESLLDVLAGIHREVAA, from the coding sequence ATGAGCGCACCGCTGCGCCCGCGCCCGGCCGCCCCGCAGGGGCCTGCCGCGCCGTCGGGTGGCGCCATCGCCGGCGCCCCGCTCGTCTTCCCCCGTACCCTGACCGTCGGCGTCATCGGCGCCGGCCGGGTCGGTGCCGTGCTCGGCGCGGCGCTGTCCGCCGCCGGCCACCGGGTGGTCGCCGCCGCCGGCGTCTCGGGGGCCGCGAAGGCCCGGATCGCGCTGCTGCTCCCCGGCACCCGGAACCGCTCCGCGACCTCGGTCGCCCGCGCCGCCACCGACCTGCTGATCGTGGCGGTGCCGGACGACGCCCTGGCCGGCGTGGTGGCCGGGCTGGCCGAGACCGGGGCGCTGCGCCCGGGACAGGTGGTCGCGCACACCTCCGGCGCGCACGGCCTGACCGTTCTCGCCCCGGCCGCCGCGGTGGGCGCCCACCCGTTGGCCCTGCACCCGGCGATGACCTTCACCGGTACGCCGGACGACCTGACCCACCTGCCCGGCATCTCCTACGGGGTGACCGCCCCGGCGGAGCTGCGCCCGTTCGCCGCCCGGCTGGTGGCGGACCTGGGCGGGGTGCCGGAGTGGGTCGGCGAGGCGGACCGGGCGCTCTATCACGCGGCCCTGGCGCACGGGGCGAACCACCTGGTCACCCTGGTCAACGAGGCGGCCGACCGGCTGCGCGACGCCGGGGTGGACCGGCCGGAGAAGGTGCTCGCCCCGCTGCTGCGGGCGGCGCTGGAGAACGCGCTGCGGCTGGGCGACGACGCGCTGACCGGCCCGGTGTCCCGGGGCGACGCGGGCACCGTACGCCGGCACCTGGACCGGCTGGCGGCGACCGCGCCGGAATCGGTGGCCCCCTACCTGGCGTTGGCCCGACGGACGGCGGACCGGGCCATCGCGGCGGGCCGGCTGCGGCCGGTGGACGCCGAGTCGCTGCTGGACGTGCTGGCCGGGATCCATCGGGAGGTGGCGGCGTGA
- a CDS encoding SAM-dependent methyltransferase encodes MERALYGPDGFFVSGAGPAAHFRTSVHASPVFAAALFRLLSRVDAALDHPARLDVVDVGAGRGELLRALLAAAGSPARSGGGSAVGVSGEPTRSGRSGLIPARAGSPETPTSTAAARPSPAAPAPLADRVRLTAVERAPRPPDLPSEIDWVPDIPAGITGLLLATEWLDNVPLDLARHTPEGWRYLLVDPATGAESVGALVNPEDADWLTRWWPAVDEARGEIGRSRDEAWAGAIGRIERGLALTVDYGHLRDGRPIDGTLTGYRGGRQVPPVPDGSCDVTVHLAVDSVAAAGERVAGCAYSLVTQREALLALGADGGRPPISLAGTDPAGYVRALAAASTVAELTDPAGLGGHWWLRQPVGIDLDALMAR; translated from the coding sequence ATGGAGCGGGCGCTCTACGGGCCCGACGGCTTCTTCGTCTCCGGGGCCGGGCCGGCCGCCCACTTCCGTACCAGCGTGCACGCCTCCCCGGTCTTCGCCGCTGCCCTGTTCCGTCTCCTCTCCCGGGTCGACGCGGCCCTCGACCATCCGGCACGGCTGGACGTCGTGGACGTGGGCGCCGGTCGGGGCGAACTGCTGCGTGCGCTCCTGGCCGCAGCCGGCTCCCCTGCCAGGTCCGGTGGCGGGTCCGCGGTGGGGGTTTCCGGGGAGCCCACCCGCTCCGGGCGGTCAGGCTTGATCCCTGCGCGGGCGGGCTCCCCGGAAACCCCGACCAGCACGGCCGCCGCCCGCCCCTCGCCGGCCGCCCCGGCCCCGCTCGCCGATCGGGTACGCCTCACCGCCGTCGAACGGGCCCCCCGTCCCCCGGACCTCCCGTCGGAGATCGACTGGGTGCCCGACATCCCCGCCGGGATCACCGGCCTGCTCCTGGCCACCGAGTGGCTGGACAACGTCCCCCTCGACCTGGCCCGGCACACTCCGGAAGGCTGGCGCTACCTGCTGGTCGACCCGGCGACCGGCGCGGAGTCCGTTGGTGCCCTCGTCAACCCGGAGGACGCCGACTGGCTGACCCGCTGGTGGCCGGCGGTCGACGAGGCGCGGGGGGAGATCGGGCGGAGCCGGGACGAGGCGTGGGCCGGGGCGATCGGCCGGATCGAGCGCGGACTGGCGCTGACCGTGGACTACGGGCACCTGCGGGATGGCCGGCCGATCGACGGGACGTTGACCGGATATCGCGGTGGGCGGCAGGTGCCGCCCGTACCCGACGGATCCTGTGACGTCACCGTGCACCTCGCCGTGGACTCGGTCGCCGCCGCCGGGGAGCGGGTGGCGGGGTGTGCGTACTCGCTGGTCACGCAGCGGGAGGCGCTGCTCGCGCTGGGGGCCGACGGCGGGCGACCACCGATCAGCCTGGCCGGCACCGACCCGGCCGGGTACGTGCGGGCGCTGGCCGCCGCCTCGACGGTGGCCGAACTGACCGACCCGGCCGGGCTCGGCGGACACTGGTGGCTCCGGCAACCGGTCGGCATCGACCTCGACGCGCTCATGGCACGATGA
- a CDS encoding NADH-quinone oxidoreductase subunit D produces MTGMTTDAGDLRELTVGTGAGGEQLGTDMVLNIGPQHPSTHGVLRLKLVLDGERVVAAEPIVGYMHRGAEKLFEVRDYRQIIVLANRHDWLSAFSNELGVVLAVERLMGMEVPERATWLRMALAELNRVLNHLMFLGSYPLEIGAITPVFYAFRERETIQAVMEEVSGGRIHYMFNRVGGLKEEVPAGWTGRARAAIGEVRRRLPDLDHLIRRNEIFLARTVGVGVLSAAEAAAFGASGPVARASGLDLDLRRDEPYLAYDQLDVPVVTKTAGDCHARFEVLLDQVYVSLDLAEQCLDRVDRLTGPVNTRLPKVVKAPEGHTYAWTENPLGINGYYLVSRGEKTPWRLKLRTASYANVQALATLLPGCLVPDLIAILGSMFFVVGDIDK; encoded by the coding sequence ATGACGGGCATGACCACGGATGCCGGCGACCTCCGCGAACTGACCGTCGGCACCGGCGCGGGCGGCGAGCAGCTCGGCACCGACATGGTGCTCAACATCGGCCCCCAGCACCCCTCCACGCACGGTGTGCTGCGGCTCAAGCTGGTCCTCGACGGCGAACGCGTGGTCGCCGCCGAGCCGATCGTCGGCTACATGCACCGGGGCGCGGAGAAACTCTTCGAGGTACGCGACTACCGGCAGATCATCGTGCTGGCCAACCGGCACGACTGGCTGTCGGCCTTCTCCAACGAGCTGGGCGTGGTGCTCGCCGTCGAGCGGCTGATGGGCATGGAGGTGCCCGAGCGGGCCACCTGGCTGCGGATGGCGCTCGCCGAGCTGAACCGGGTGCTCAACCACCTGATGTTCCTCGGGTCGTACCCGCTGGAGATCGGCGCGATCACCCCGGTCTTCTACGCGTTCCGGGAGCGGGAGACCATCCAGGCGGTGATGGAGGAGGTCTCCGGGGGCCGGATCCACTACATGTTCAACCGGGTCGGCGGGCTCAAGGAGGAGGTGCCGGCCGGCTGGACCGGGCGGGCCCGCGCCGCCATCGGCGAGGTACGCCGCCGGCTCCCCGACCTCGACCACCTCATCCGGCGCAACGAGATCTTCCTGGCCCGTACCGTCGGGGTGGGGGTGCTGTCCGCCGCCGAGGCCGCCGCGTTCGGCGCGTCCGGGCCGGTCGCCCGGGCCTCCGGCCTCGACCTGGACCTGCGCCGCGACGAGCCCTACCTGGCGTACGACCAGCTCGACGTGCCCGTGGTCACCAAGACCGCCGGGGACTGCCACGCCCGCTTCGAGGTGCTGCTCGACCAGGTGTACGTCTCCCTCGACCTCGCCGAGCAGTGCCTGGACCGGGTCGACCGGCTCACCGGGCCGGTGAACACCCGGCTGCCGAAGGTGGTCAAGGCGCCCGAGGGGCACACCTACGCCTGGACCGAGAACCCGCTCGGGATCAACGGCTACTACCTGGTGTCCCGGGGCGAGAAGACCCCGTGGCGGCTCAAGCTGCGCACCGCCTCGTACGCGAACGTGCAGGCGCTGGCCACCCTGCTGCCCGGGTGCCTGGTGCCGGACCTGATCGCCATCCTCGGCTCGATGTTCTTCGTGGTCGGCGACATCGACAAGTAG
- a CDS encoding glycine betaine ABC transporter substrate-binding protein, giving the protein MRARTRLAIGAMGALTAAGLLTGCGDAGSSGTDAPDKGASGAGCAPVAGDQLMVLNDDKKLQNTDNIIPAVNAKAANPQLLAALDKVSAALDTPKLIGLNKAVDVDRKTPQVAAKEFADANGLTSGVEKGPGGSIVVGAGNFSESQLLAELYKITLTSAGYQVKVQTVGNRELYEPALEKGEIQVVPEYAATMAEFLNTKANGKDAQPVSSPELDKTVAALKAAGDKAGISFGKPAAAQDQNAFAVTKAFADKYGVTSLSDLAAKCSGQATVLAGPPECPQRPKCQAGLVQVYDFKAGSFSSLDAGGPQTKNALKTGSASVGLVFSSDAALAAS; this is encoded by the coding sequence ATGCGCGCACGTACACGGCTGGCGATCGGCGCGATGGGGGCCCTGACCGCGGCCGGGCTCCTCACCGGCTGCGGCGACGCCGGTTCCTCGGGCACCGACGCGCCGGACAAGGGTGCCTCCGGGGCGGGGTGCGCCCCGGTCGCGGGTGACCAGCTAATGGTCCTCAACGACGACAAGAAGCTCCAGAACACCGACAACATCATCCCGGCGGTCAACGCCAAGGCGGCCAACCCGCAGCTCCTGGCCGCGCTGGACAAGGTCTCCGCGGCGCTGGACACGCCGAAGCTGATCGGGCTGAACAAGGCCGTCGACGTGGACCGGAAGACCCCGCAGGTGGCGGCGAAGGAGTTCGCGGACGCCAACGGGCTCACCTCGGGGGTGGAGAAGGGTCCGGGCGGGTCGATCGTGGTCGGCGCCGGCAACTTCAGCGAGAGCCAGCTCCTCGCCGAGCTCTACAAGATCACGCTCACCTCGGCCGGCTACCAGGTCAAGGTGCAGACCGTCGGAAACCGGGAGCTCTACGAGCCGGCCCTGGAGAAGGGCGAGATCCAGGTCGTCCCGGAGTACGCGGCCACCATGGCCGAGTTCCTGAACACCAAGGCCAACGGCAAGGACGCCCAGCCGGTCTCCTCGCCGGAGCTGGACAAGACGGTGGCCGCGCTCAAGGCCGCGGGTGACAAGGCCGGCATCAGCTTCGGCAAGCCGGCCGCCGCGCAGGACCAGAACGCCTTCGCGGTGACCAAGGCCTTCGCCGACAAGTACGGCGTGACCAGCCTCTCCGACCTGGCGGCCAAGTGCTCCGGCCAGGCCACCGTGCTGGCCGGCCCGCCGGAGTGCCCGCAGCGGCCGAAGTGCCAGGCCGGCCTGGTCCAGGTCTACGACTTCAAGGCCGGCTCGTTCAGCTCGCTGGACGCCGGTGGGCCGCAGACCAAGAACGCCCTGAAGACCGGCAGCGCCAGCGTCGGTCTGGTCTTCTCCTCCGACGCGGCGCTCGCCGCCAGCTGA
- a CDS encoding ABC transporter permease: MSAIGQAVLWLNDPLNWTNPGGVLDRLGEHLSMSAAAVLLGCLVAWPLGLWLGHSGRGGGLVLLVSNVSLAVPTLALLTILPLTFLGFGRPSVVVALAVFAVPPLLANAYTGVRQADPEARDAARGMGLSGGQVLRRVELPLAVPYLATGFRTAAVQVVATAALASFVNGGGLGQIIRAGFGLDIAAGGGQIIAGGVLVAGLAIAVELVLALVERAVTPRPLRPVRRRAARRAANAVEGT; encoded by the coding sequence ATGAGTGCGATCGGGCAGGCGGTGCTCTGGCTCAACGACCCGCTGAACTGGACGAACCCGGGCGGCGTCCTGGACCGGCTCGGCGAGCACCTGTCGATGTCGGCCGCCGCGGTGCTGCTGGGCTGCCTGGTGGCCTGGCCGCTCGGCCTCTGGCTCGGGCACAGCGGTCGGGGCGGCGGCCTGGTCCTGCTGGTCTCCAACGTCAGCCTGGCGGTGCCCACGCTCGCCCTGTTGACCATCCTGCCGTTGACCTTCCTCGGCTTCGGCCGACCGTCGGTGGTGGTCGCGCTGGCCGTCTTCGCGGTGCCGCCGCTGCTGGCCAACGCGTACACGGGGGTGCGGCAGGCGGATCCGGAGGCGCGGGACGCGGCGCGCGGGATGGGGCTCTCCGGCGGGCAGGTGCTGCGCCGGGTGGAGCTGCCGCTGGCCGTGCCCTACCTGGCGACCGGCTTCCGTACCGCCGCGGTGCAGGTGGTGGCCACGGCGGCGCTGGCCTCCTTCGTCAACGGCGGCGGTCTCGGTCAGATCATCCGGGCCGGCTTCGGGCTGGACATCGCCGCCGGTGGCGGTCAGATCATCGCCGGTGGCGTGCTGGTGGCCGGGCTGGCGATCGCCGTGGAGCTGGTGCTCGCGCTGGTCGAGCGGGCGGTCACCCCGCGCCCGCTGCGCCCGGTCCGCCGCCGCGCGGCCCGTCGGGCGGCGAATGCGGTCGAAGGGACCTGA
- a CDS encoding ABC transporter permease: protein MSFHLSYRAAPGNPWFSWQYVRDNSDTILDALREHAWLTARAVLIAAVVALPLAVAAYWFRSLAGPILALTGVLYTIPSLALFAFLAPYLGIGVVTVLSVVVLYALLVIVRNAVAGLNQVPPEVREAAEGMGYGRWGRLFRVELPLALPGILTGLRLATVSTVALVTVGVVVGRGGLGQLIFAGFQNNFYKAQIMTGTLLCVLLALALDLLLAGVGRLLTPWLRGRNR, encoded by the coding sequence GTGTCCTTCCACCTGAGCTACCGGGCCGCTCCCGGTAACCCGTGGTTCTCCTGGCAGTACGTGCGGGACAACTCTGACACGATCCTCGACGCGCTGCGCGAGCACGCCTGGCTCACCGCGCGGGCGGTGCTGATCGCGGCGGTGGTGGCGCTGCCGCTGGCGGTGGCGGCGTACTGGTTCCGGTCGCTGGCCGGGCCGATCCTCGCCCTGACCGGGGTGCTGTACACGATCCCGTCGCTGGCGCTCTTCGCCTTCCTCGCGCCCTATCTGGGCATCGGGGTGGTCACCGTGCTCAGCGTGGTGGTGCTGTACGCCCTGCTGGTGATCGTCCGCAACGCGGTGGCCGGGCTGAACCAGGTGCCTCCCGAGGTCCGCGAGGCGGCCGAGGGGATGGGGTACGGCCGCTGGGGCCGCCTGTTCCGGGTCGAGCTGCCGCTCGCGCTGCCCGGCATCCTCACCGGCCTGCGGCTGGCGACCGTCTCCACGGTGGCGCTGGTCACGGTCGGGGTGGTGGTCGGCCGGGGCGGTCTCGGCCAGCTCATCTTCGCCGGCTTCCAGAACAACTTCTACAAGGCGCAGATCATGACCGGCACGCTGCTCTGCGTCCTGCTGGCGCTGGCGCTGGACCTGCTGCTGGCGGGCGTCGGCCGGCTGCTCACCCCCTGGCTGCGCGGGCGGAACCGGTGA
- a CDS encoding ABC transporter ATP-binding protein, which yields MDVTPDTTVDAGHSAASITLDGIRKRYPDGTEAVRELSLEVKAGELVVLIGPSGCGKSTVLRMINRLIEPTAGRILLGDDDVTEVDPVELRRRIGYVIQNVGLFPHQTVSANVATVPGLLGWSRERTRQRVDELLELVGLDPAQFGRRYPHELSGGQRQRVGVARALAADPVVLLMDEPFSAVDPIVRTRLQEEFLRLQAEVRKTIVLVTHDLDEAVRLGDRIAVLSEGGTLEQYDTPAALLGAPASAFVREFVGADRGIRRLAVTPLTRDVLDPFPAGDTTDLPTVPLGGSAYDALAVLLTSATERVVVTEDDRPVGVLDRQRLLALGHPER from the coding sequence GTGGACGTTACCCCGGACACCACCGTCGACGCCGGACACAGCGCGGCGTCGATCACGCTGGACGGCATCCGCAAGCGCTATCCGGACGGCACCGAGGCCGTCCGCGAGCTGAGCCTGGAGGTGAAGGCCGGCGAGCTGGTGGTGCTGATCGGGCCCTCCGGCTGCGGCAAGTCCACCGTGCTCCGCATGATCAACCGGCTGATCGAGCCGACCGCCGGCCGGATCCTGCTCGGCGACGACGACGTCACCGAGGTCGACCCGGTCGAGCTCCGCCGTCGGATCGGTTACGTGATCCAGAACGTCGGTCTCTTCCCGCACCAGACGGTCAGCGCCAACGTGGCCACCGTGCCCGGGCTGCTCGGCTGGTCGCGGGAGCGTACCCGGCAGCGCGTCGACGAGCTGCTGGAACTCGTCGGGCTGGACCCGGCCCAGTTCGGCCGCCGCTACCCGCACGAGCTCTCCGGCGGCCAGCGGCAGCGGGTCGGGGTGGCCCGGGCCCTCGCCGCCGACCCGGTGGTGCTGCTGATGGACGAGCCGTTCTCGGCCGTCGACCCGATCGTCCGGACCCGGCTCCAGGAGGAGTTCCTCCGGCTCCAGGCCGAGGTCCGCAAGACCATCGTGCTGGTCACCCACGACCTGGACGAGGCGGTCCGGCTGGGCGACCGCATCGCGGTGCTCTCCGAGGGCGGCACGCTCGAGCAGTACGACACCCCGGCCGCCCTGCTCGGCGCTCCCGCCTCGGCGTTCGTCCGCGAGTTCGTCGGTGCCGACCGGGGCATCCGCCGGCTGGCGGTGACCCCGCTGACCCGGGACGTCCTCGACCCGTTCCCGGCCGGCGACACCACGGACCTGCCGACGGTGCCGCTGGGCGGCTCGGCGTACGACGCGCTGGCGGTGCTGCTCACCTCGGCCACCGAGCGGGTGGTGGTCACCGAGGACGACCGCCCGGTCGGGGTGCTCGACCGGCAGCGCCTGCTCGCCCTCGGCCACCCCGAGCGCTGA